The following are encoded in a window of Geobacter metallireducens GS-15 genomic DNA:
- a CDS encoding penicillin-binding transpeptidase domain-containing protein codes for MQDFKHLTRKRRFSFSALTGRRKDPPRNSFKRLESKGLEESKPRKKSLRVLLPVLAALIAAYPVFSSVLSGRTAVSSDQKEAQSAGKLPRDLDIYSSFRLGAGLFPQARLEGDRLVAPVPEGGRVVFAIDSTIQERVREVLTQFDVPYGVFVAIEPKSGKVLAMVSHSSVSPEWEERAFYGVYPMASLFKIITATAALEQGKVTPDTVIPFRGGLYSESARYWSSLPKRGAQEMDLTTAMGKSVNPVFGRVACDIAGRESVLRCAERYGFNHYLLPGTPVQPSRAEYPRTDNDLRLMGAGLGREVKISPIHVAVMMAAIANGGTMLAPSLVEEIRNTGNKVTYTHQPRTIRSIAAPEVTAQLTRMLSTTVTSGTSRRAFHDNHGRPRIANVNIAAKTGSINGTDPEGHYNWFAAYAPVENPQIALAALVINQDKWKIKASYLGEQALEAFFAKGR; via the coding sequence ATGCAAGATTTTAAACATCTGACGAGAAAGCGCCGTTTTTCATTTTCCGCCCTCACCGGGCGCCGGAAAGACCCTCCCCGCAACTCCTTCAAAAGACTCGAAAGCAAGGGGCTCGAAGAATCGAAGCCCCGGAAAAAAAGTCTTCGGGTCCTCCTTCCCGTGCTGGCGGCCCTTATCGCCGCCTATCCGGTGTTTTCTTCCGTGCTTTCGGGGCGAACGGCCGTTTCCAGCGATCAGAAGGAGGCGCAATCTGCCGGGAAGCTTCCCCGCGATCTGGATATCTACAGCTCCTTCCGTCTCGGTGCCGGCCTCTTTCCCCAGGCCCGGCTTGAAGGCGACCGCCTCGTTGCTCCCGTTCCCGAAGGGGGGAGAGTGGTCTTTGCCATCGACAGTACGATTCAGGAGAGGGTCAGGGAGGTCCTGACCCAGTTCGATGTTCCCTATGGGGTCTTTGTTGCCATCGAACCCAAGAGCGGCAAGGTCCTGGCCATGGTTTCCCACTCGTCCGTCTCTCCCGAGTGGGAGGAGCGGGCCTTTTACGGGGTCTACCCCATGGCCTCCCTCTTCAAGATCATCACCGCCACGGCGGCCCTGGAACAGGGGAAGGTAACCCCCGATACGGTCATCCCCTTCCGGGGAGGGCTCTATTCGGAGAGTGCCCGCTACTGGAGTTCCCTCCCGAAGCGGGGCGCCCAGGAGATGGACCTGACGACCGCCATGGGGAAATCGGTCAACCCGGTCTTTGGCCGGGTCGCCTGCGATATCGCCGGGAGGGAGTCGGTGCTGCGCTGCGCCGAGCGCTACGGGTTCAACCACTACCTCCTCCCCGGCACCCCGGTCCAGCCGAGCCGGGCCGAGTATCCCCGGACCGACAACGATCTGCGCCTCATGGGTGCCGGCCTCGGCCGGGAAGTGAAGATCTCTCCCATCCATGTGGCAGTCATGATGGCAGCCATCGCCAACGGCGGCACCATGCTCGCCCCCTCCCTCGTGGAGGAGATCAGGAACACCGGAAACAAGGTGACCTACACGCATCAGCCCCGGACCATCCGCTCCATCGCGGCTCCCGAGGTGACTGCCCAGCTCACGCGAATGCTCTCCACCACCGTCACCAGCGGCACTTCCCGCCGAGCCTTCCACGACAACCATGGACGTCCCCGGATCGCCAATGTCAACATAGCCGCCAAGACCGGCTCCATCAACGGCACTGATCCCGAGGGGCATTACAACTGGTTTGCCGCCTACGCTCCCGTTGAGAATCCGCAGATCGCCCTCGCCGCCCTCGTCATCAATCAGGACAAGTGGAAAATCAAGGCGTCATATCTGGGTGAACAGGCCCTGGAGGCGTTTTTCGCCAAGGGGCGGTAA
- a CDS encoding YhjD/YihY/BrkB family envelope integrity protein: MAQRETAVDRIIGFFTHALWEMEPDSFGPVKGRLLRCLQIGALVVKDFLDDQCLIRASALAFSTLLSIVPFFALAFAVLKGFGVQNTLEPFILDQVAAGSHEIVDKIVAYINNTKVGSLGAIGLAALFVTVVTLLGNVEEAFNAIWGVRETRSLYRKFSDYLSVLVSGPILLFAAVSTTTTIESQAFVQWIMGYTYLGDALLALFRLVPYLSIWIALVFLYMFIPNTKVRFRSALVGGIIAGTIWQGAQWGYIHFQVGVAKYNAIYGTLAVLPVFMVWLYASWVIVLLGGEVVYAHQHLRTFRREVRTPAISNAARERLALAVIYEISLAFHNDRPPWSITGLAEHLDVPERSVRELLECLEDEGVLAAGCGDDPLYLPARDLEHIRVGEVLSSLRNQGVGLPGQLGGEDHVVVDDLWEAIEAAVRSALGDLSFRDLAERVPLAGEPLSRRDS, encoded by the coding sequence ATGGCGCAAAGAGAAACTGCGGTGGACAGGATCATAGGGTTTTTCACCCATGCCCTCTGGGAGATGGAGCCCGACTCCTTTGGCCCGGTGAAGGGGCGCCTGCTGCGGTGTCTGCAGATCGGCGCCCTGGTGGTCAAGGACTTTCTGGACGACCAGTGCCTCATCCGGGCTTCAGCCCTGGCCTTCTCCACCCTCCTCTCCATCGTCCCGTTCTTTGCCCTTGCTTTCGCGGTATTGAAGGGGTTTGGAGTCCAGAACACCCTGGAACCGTTTATCCTCGACCAGGTGGCAGCCGGCTCCCACGAGATCGTCGACAAGATCGTCGCCTACATCAACAACACCAAGGTCGGATCCCTCGGCGCCATCGGCCTTGCGGCCCTCTTTGTCACGGTCGTGACGCTCCTCGGCAACGTCGAGGAGGCCTTCAACGCCATCTGGGGGGTCCGGGAGACCCGTTCCCTCTACCGCAAGTTCAGTGATTACCTGAGTGTGCTGGTGAGCGGCCCGATCCTTCTTTTTGCCGCGGTGAGCACGACCACCACCATTGAAAGCCAGGCGTTCGTCCAGTGGATCATGGGATACACGTATCTCGGCGATGCGCTGCTGGCCCTTTTTCGCCTGGTTCCCTACCTCAGCATCTGGATCGCCCTCGTCTTTCTCTACATGTTCATCCCCAATACCAAAGTCCGCTTCCGCTCGGCCCTTGTGGGAGGGATTATCGCCGGTACGATCTGGCAGGGCGCCCAGTGGGGGTACATCCACTTTCAGGTGGGGGTGGCAAAGTACAACGCCATCTACGGGACACTGGCGGTGCTGCCGGTCTTCATGGTCTGGCTGTACGCCAGCTGGGTCATTGTTCTTCTGGGGGGGGAAGTGGTTTACGCCCATCAACACCTGCGGACCTTCCGGCGCGAAGTGCGCACCCCCGCCATCAGCAACGCGGCCCGGGAGCGCCTGGCCTTGGCCGTCATCTACGAGATTTCCCTGGCGTTCCATAATGATCGCCCGCCCTGGAGCATCACCGGGCTTGCCGAGCACCTCGATGTGCCTGAGCGTTCCGTGAGGGAGCTCCTCGAATGTCTGGAAGACGAAGGAGTCCTGGCGGCGGGGTGCGGCGATGATCCCCTCTACCTGCCGGCCCGGGACCTGGAGCACATCAGGGTCGGGGAGGTGCTCTCCTCCCTGAGGAATCAGGGAGTCGGGCTGCCCGGCCAGCTGGGAGGAGAGGATCATGTTGTCGTGGACGATCTCTGGGAAGCCATCGAGGCGGCGGTTCGGAGTGCCCTGGGTGATCTGAGTTTTCGGGACCTGGCGGAGCGGGTGCCGTTGGCAGGTGAACCTCTGTCGAGGCGCGATTCATGA
- a CDS encoding YtxH domain-containing protein, protein MADEEKGISVGTVFLSFLAGTAVGAGLGLLLAPKTGKEMRENIMDLTDDAIDKIKGFTKEAQGKIKDTYEETKDLIAEKKSIITSAIEAGKEAMDREKEKYGQM, encoded by the coding sequence ATGGCAGACGAAGAAAAAGGGATAAGCGTCGGAACGGTGTTCCTCTCCTTCCTGGCCGGCACGGCGGTCGGTGCGGGGCTGGGGCTCCTGCTTGCTCCGAAGACCGGCAAGGAGATGCGGGAAAACATCATGGATCTGACCGATGATGCGATCGACAAGATCAAGGGCTTCACCAAGGAGGCCCAGGGCAAGATCAAGGACACCTATGAGGAGACCAAGGACCTGATCGCCGAGAAGAAGTCGATCATCACCTCCGCCATCGAGGCCGGCAAGGAAGCGATGGATCGGGAAAAAGAAAAGTACGGACAGATGTAG
- a CDS encoding DUF948 domain-containing protein, producing the protein MTVTAIAVVVIALALVVLVAFIIPTLIEIRKAAADLRGFVSRTGGELKPVLLELERTLTELRTVTEGIAEKREDVQTFMEAVGDTGRNLRTINTVVSSVAHAAATSSVWITGARTAGKFLAQRLITKRG; encoded by the coding sequence ATGACTGTGACCGCAATAGCCGTGGTGGTGATTGCCCTCGCCCTGGTGGTGCTGGTGGCTTTCATTATCCCGACCCTGATCGAGATTCGGAAGGCCGCGGCAGACCTGCGCGGCTTCGTGAGTCGTACCGGCGGCGAACTGAAACCGGTGCTCCTCGAGCTTGAGCGGACCCTCACCGAACTGCGTACGGTGACCGAGGGGATCGCCGAGAAGCGCGAGGATGTCCAGACCTTCATGGAGGCGGTCGGCGACACGGGCCGCAACCTCCGCACCATCAACACCGTGGTCAGCTCGGTGGCCCATGCTGCGGCAACCTCGTCGGTCTGGATAACCGGCGCCAGGACGGCAGGCAAATTCCTAGCTCAACGACTCATCACGAAAAGGGGGTAA